The genome window TCCAGGCGCCGCCGAGGTAGTACAGACTCTCGACTTCCTCGCGTCCGAAAACCTCTACCGCCGCTTCGGGATCGGTTCGGAGCCGCGCGGTGATGCCGGGATGATCGACCTCGACGTTGCGCAGCCCGTAGTCCCGCGCCCGCAGGTACATCCGGCGCGCCCGGTCGTTGAGCTCCAGCGCCAGGTCGTAGTCGTCCCACTCCGCAATGGCCGCGTCCGCCTGGAGAAAGGCGTTGGCGTAGAGCACGAACCCGGTGTTCGCGAACAGCAGCACGTCCTGCCGCGCGGGATCGGCGTCGATGATCGATTCGATCGTCTTGAGCAGGAACGGGAGCGAGTCGCGGACCAGCTCCGGGTCTTCCTCCGAGAGGTAGACGGCGGGATTGACCAGCGTCGGCAGCACCGCGTTGACCGCCATGGTGCGGAGCGAGCAACCGGCGAAGACCAGCGCCGCCACGGCGGCGAAGACGATGCGGGCGCCCGATCCGAGTGCTTGTCTCGACACCTGTTCAACCGCCGATCATATCAGGCCGGTTTGTTTCGGGCTCGCCCGGCAGCATGCGCCGCAGCCGGCGTCCGCAGGGAACGGGTGCCCGATCGCGTCGCCAATCCCGTGTCATCATTTCCGGGTGGGCGCCTTCGAGTGCATTCCCGCCGGCTGGTTCGTCATGGGCAGCCCCGATGGTCAGCGCGACGAGGCGCCGGTGCACCGGGTCTGGGTCGATGCTTTCGAGCTGGCCGTCGATCCGGTGACCCGCGCCGAGTATGCCCGCTTCCGGGAGACGACCGGGCGGGCGGCGCCTCGCGAGTGGGACAACCCGCGGTTCGCCGACCCCGAGCTGCCGGTGGTGGGCGTGAGCTGGAACGACGCCGTCGTCTACTGTATCTGGCGGTCGTCCCTGGGGGCGACTCCGGTGCGCCTCCCGACCGAGGCGGAGTGGGAGCGGGCGGCGCGGGGCGGACGCCAGGATGGAGACTATCCCTGGGGCGACGCTATCCCCGCCTGGATTCCGAACGGCGGCCGGGGGCCGCTCGACGGGCCTTGGCCGGTCGGCCTCGGTCCGCCCAACGCCTTCGGCATCCGCGGCATCGCCGCCAACATCCACGAATGGTGCGCCGACTGGCACGCGAGGGACTACTACGCAGACTCGCCGTCGCGCAATCCCGCCGGACCCGCGAGCGGGCGGCGGCGTGCCTCGCGCGGCGGATCCTGGCGTCACGCGGTGACCATCAGCCGGGTCGCCGCGCGCAGCAAGCTCGACCCGTCGTTCCGCTACACCGACTACGGCTTCCGGATCGCCCGCGATGTCTGAGGAGCTGGATCTCGCGCACCGCGTCGCCCGCGCGGTGCACGACGCAGGGGGACGCGCGTTCATCGTCGGCGGCTGGGTGCGCGACGATCTGCTGGGCGGCGCGTCGAAGGCCGGTTCAGCGGGGGACGGCGCAGCGCGGGACGGCTCTCCCCAGGACATCGATATCGAGGTCTTCGGACTCCCCGCGGACCGGCTGCGGGCGGTGCTGGCGGCACTCGGTCGGGTCAACGCCGTCGGGGCCAGCTTCGCGGTCTTCAAGCTCGGTCCGCTCGACGTCTCGCTCCCCCGCACCGAATCGAAGGCGGGCCGCGGCCACCGCGGCTTCGTCGTCACCGGCGCTCCGGAGCTGCCGCTGGCGGAGGCGGCGCGCCGCCGCGACTTCACCGTCAACGCCATCGCCTGGGACCCCTTGACCCGGCAGCACGTCGACCCGCACGGGGGCCGCGACGATCTGCGCCGCAAACGCCTGCGCATGGTCGACCCGGCAACCTTCGGCGACGACAGCCTGCGGGTGTTGCGCGCGATACAGCTCGCGGCGCGCCTCGAATTCGAGGTCGACGAGCCGACCCGGGCCGTCTGCCGCACCATCGCCCTCGACGATCTGCCGGCAGAACGCGTGTGGGGCGAGATGGAGAAGCTGCTGCTCCAGGCCGAACGGCCGTCGCTCGGCTTCACCCTGGCGCGTGAGCTGGGCGTCGTCGATCGGCTCTTCCCGGAGCTCGCGGCGCTCGTCGACTGCCCGCAGGAGCCGGAGTGGCACCCGGAGGGCGATGTCTGGATCCACACCCTGATGGTGATCGACAAGGCCCGCGGCCGGCTCGACGGTCTCGCGCGCCCGCGGCAGCTCGCGGTGATGCTCGGCGCCGTCTGCCACGACTTCGGCAAGCCGGCGACCACGGCGTACCTCGACGGCCGCATCCGGTCGCTGAACCACGAGGAGATGGGGGTCCCGCCGGCCACGGCATTCCTGGACCGGCTCAACATCCACACGCTCGACGGCTACGACGTCCGGGGCCAGGTGCTCGGCCTGGTGGCGCACCACCTGAAGCCGGGGATGTGGCGGGCCGCCCCCAAGGTGGGCGACGGTGCGTTCCGGCGGCTGGCGCGCAAGGTGGACCTGGAATTGCTGGCCCGCCTCGCGAAGGCCGACTGCGAGGGTCGCACCGGCCGCTTCGACTGCTCGGCGATGGATTGGTTCCTGCAGCGTGCGCAGTCGCTCGGGGTCGAACATGCCCCGCCGGCGCCGATCCTGATGGGCCGCCACCTGTTGGCTCTCGGGGTTCCGCCCGGGCCCGCGGTCGGGTCCATCCTGAAGCGGGTCTACGAGCGCCAGCTCGACGGCGGGGTCACGACGCTGGAGGAAGCGACCGACGCGGCCAGGGCGCTGCTGAAGGAGCAGCGGGGCTGACGCTGCCGCGCCCCGTACACCGGGTCAGGCGAAGTCGAAGCTGGCGACCTCCGCGCAGGCGGCGGCGACACTATGGCCCTTCGCGCAGCCGGCGGAGCTGGATCTCGTTGGCCATCCGCTGCGCGGCAGGCGAACCCGGGTCCACCGCGATCAGTTGCCGGGCGTAGTCCTGCGCCCGCTCCAGCTCCCCCTGCCGCAGGAGGATCCGGGCCAGCGCGAGCAGCACGTCGGCATCCCGGGAGTCGCGCCGGCTCGCCTCCAGAAACGCCGTTTCCGCCGCGGCGAGGCGTCCGAGGGTCTCGAGCGCCAGCCCGTGGTTGTAGGCGACGCGCACCCGGTCCGGGATCAGCGCGGCCGCGCGCCCGAGACTGTCCGCGGCCTCGTCGAGACGCCCCTCCTCGGCCAGCAGCAGGCCCAGCGAGTAGTGCAGCTCCCCGTCGCCGGGCGCCCGTTCGATACCGTCGCGCAGGACCGTCTCGGCCTCGGCGTTCCGTCCCTGCCGGTTGAGCAGCGTGGCGAGGTTGAAGCGGGCCGGCACGAAGAACGGGTCGAGCCGCAGCGCCGTGCGGTAGGCGGCCTCGGCCTCCTCCCGGCGGCCCGCGCCGGCGGCCAGGACGCCGAGGTTGAGGTGCGAGGCGGGCCGATCGGCCGCCGCCATCTGCACGTCGACGAGCTCGGCCCGCGCGGCGTCGAATGCCGACCGTTGCGCCTGCGTGAGGACCGAACGGGGCACCGCGGCAAGCCCGCGGGCCGCCGCTACGCGGACCGCCCGGATCGGGTCCGCGAGCAGCGGCGCGAGCACGGCCGCCCGCCGCGGCGGCGGCAACCGGTCGAGCCCGCCCGCCGCGGAAGCGCGCACCAGCGGATCGGGATCGGCGGCGGCGGCCGCGATGGCCCGCAGCGCCGCCGGCCCGTAGCCGCGCAGCGCCTCGATCGCCGTCGCCCGCACGATGGCCGGGAGGGCGCCGTCGCCGGCGACCGCCAGCAGCGGCGCCTCCGCGTCCCGATCGCCGGCGCGGGCCGCCGCGAGCGCCGCGGCGAAGTGCGGCTCGGCCGGCGCCCCCCACCACTCGGCGGCCCGGTCAGCCGCCCACGCGGCCGGCCGATCGTCGTGGCACCGCGTGCAGGCGTTCGGCGTACCCAGGGTGGCCGACAGGTCCGGGCGCGGGATGCGAAAGCCGTGATCGCGGCGGGGGTCGACCTGCATGTAGGTCTGCGCCGGCATGTGGCAGCTCGCGCAGCGCGCCGCGGCCGAGTCCGGCGGGTGGAAGTGGTGGTCGGGCGTATCGTAGCGACCGGGCGAGAGCATCGGAAACCGCTCTACCGGCGCCTCCCGGTGGCACTGGAGACAGACCGCGTCGCCGTCGGCGCGCAACCCGAGCCGGTGCGGGTCGTGGCAGTCCGAGCAGCGGACCCCCGCGGCGTGCATTCGGCTCTGGACGAACGATCCCCAGACGTACACCTCGTCCTGAATCTGCCCGTCGGGGTAGTACAGCCCCTCGTCCAGCTTCGCCGGCAGGAAGTCGTCGAGGAACGGGCGCGCGTGACGATCGACCGCGGCGAGGCGCTGGCGCCGCGAATGGCAGCCGGCGCAGGCCCGGATCTCGGTATCGGCGGCACCGGCCGGAAAGTCGACGACCAGCCCGGCCGGCGCCGACGCCCGATCCGGCGGCGCGGCGCGCGCCCGGTCGACGTGCGCCGCGCCGGGACCGTGACACGCCTGGCAGCCGACGTCCATCGCCGCCCAGGTGGTGCGGTACGTATCGCTCTCGACGTCGTAGTCGGGGCGCAGGTGGGTCGAGTGGCACTCCGCGCACATGAGGTTCCAGCGCTGGTAGCGACCGGTCCAGTGCAGCGGGTCGTCCGGCGGGATCTCCTGGTCGGGGTACAGGTGGAACCACTCGCCGCGTTCCGTATCCCACGCGATCGTCAGGCTCTGGAGGCGGCCGCCGGGAAACGCCGCCAGGTACTGCTGGAGCGGCTCGACGCCGAAGGTATAGACCAGCTCGAAGTCGGCGAGCCGCCCGTCGGGCCCCTCCGTGTTGACGAAGAACCGGCCGTCCCGCACGAAGAAGCGGGAGGTCAGGCCGAAGTGGGTGAACGTCGCGCCGTCGAAGTCGCCGAGCACGGTCTCGGCCGTGGCCTCCTGCATGGCGAGGTCGTGATGCGAGCCGGACCAGGCCTCGTGCTCCCGCGCGTGGCAGTCGGCGCACGACGCGTCGTCGACGTAGGCGACGCCGCTCTCGCCGGCGCCCGGGTCGCGGCGCGGAGGCGCGCCGCCGCTTCCGGGCCCGATTGCGCACGCGGCGAGGACCGCGCCGCACGCGGCAGCCGACGCAATCGAGGCGATGGGCACGGATCTAACGTCGGCCATGGTCGGTACTCCCTCACGAGTCTGCCACAGGACGAGAGAGACGGCTCGACACGGAAAGCGGGCACCGAGCCGACCGTCGCTGTCGCTATAGTTACGGGCGGAAGAACATGGGACGACGTACAGCCCGGCGGCGCCGGGCCCGCCAGGAGCGCGGCGCTCACGTTGCTGCGAGCCGCGCGGCGGCAGCCGGCGCGCCGGGCGTCGCAACGCCGGCGCTGGCCGCGATCTTCGCGACGGCCCTGCTCGTCCGCCTCGTTCACGTCTGGCAGCTCGGCGCCTCCCCGTTCGGCGACCTCCTGCTCGGCGACTCCGCGGGGTACGATCGCTGGGCGCGGGAGCTCGCGGCCGGCGACTGGCTTGGCGCCGAGGTCTTCTACCAGGCCCCGCTCTATCCCTACCTCCTCGGCGTGATCTATTCCGCGCTCGGATCGGACGTCACCCTCGTGCGCGTCTGCCAGGCGGCGCTGGGCTCGGCCTCGGCGGTCCTGCTCGCGGCGGCCGGGGGACGCTTCCTCTCGCCGCGGGTGGGCATCGTCGCCGGGGCGGCGCTGGCTCTCTATGCGCCGGCAATCTTCGTCGACGCGACCCTGCAGAAGTCGGTGGTCGACGTCTTCCTGCTGACGGGACTCCTCTGGATGCTGAGCCGAACCCTGGACGGCGCACCTCCCGCCCGTCGCTGGGTCGGCGTCGGCGCCATCCTCGGTGCGCTGTGCCTGACCCGCGAGAACGCGCTGATCCTGGTGGCGGCCCTGGGCGCCTGGCTCTGGCTGGGACGGCGCGAGCGGCGCGACTGGCTGCGACAGGCCGCGCTCATGGCCGCCGGGGTCGCCATCGTGCTGGTTCCGGTCGCCTTGCGCAACGGCGCCGTCGGCGGCGAATGGCACCTGACGACATCGCAGTTCGGACCGAACTTCTACATCGGCAACAGTGCGGACGCGGACGGCGCCTATCGTCCGTTGCGGTACGGCCGGGGCGATGCGGCGTTCGAGCGCGACGACGCGACCGCCCTGGCCGAGGCGGCGGTTGGACGCGACCTCACACCGGCCGGCGTGTCGCGCTACTGGGTCGGCCAGGCGTTCGACGACATCGCGGCGGCGCCGGGACGCTGGCTGCAGTTGCTGGTCCGCAAGACGGCGCTCACCTTCAATGCGGTCGAGGTGATCGACACCGAGAGCCAGTACGCCCACGCGGAGCACTCCGTGCCGCTGGCCGCAACCGGCTGGTTCACCCACTTCGGGCTGCTCGTGCCTCTCGCCGTAGTCGGCATCGCGGTCACCTGGCCGCAGCGCCGACGACTCCTCCCGCTGTACCTGATGCTCGGGCTGTACGCGGCGAGCGTGATCGCGTTCTACGTCTTCGCCCGCTACCGCTATCCCCTGGCGCCGCTCCTCGTGCTGTTCGCGGCGGCTGGAGGAGAGCATCTGGTGCGCGTCGCACGGCGCACCGCCACCGTCGCGCACGCGCCCCTCGTCGCGGGGATCGTCCTCGCCTGCATCGTCGGCGCCAACTGGCCGCTGCTGTCGAAGGACCACATGCGCGCCGCGTCCTACAACAACCTGGCCACCGCGTATCGCGAGCGGGGAGATCTGGAGCGGGCCATCGGGCTCTACGAGACCGCCCTCACCCTGGACGCCGACTACGCGCAGGCCCACAGCAACATCGGGAGCGCTCTCGCGGCCAGCGGCGAGACCGACCGCGCCATCGAGCACTATCGGCAGGCGATCGCCGCCGACCCCGCCACCGGCGACCTGCGCTACAACTTCGGAAACGCGCTGCTCGCCGCGAACCTGTACGCGGAGGCGGCCGAGCAGTTCCGTTTCGCGGTGGACGCGTGGCCGGAGGACGCCGAGGCGTACAACAACCTCGGGATAGCCCTTGCCTCGGGAACTCGCATGGCGGAAGCGGCGGAGGCCTTCCGGGAGGCGGTTCGACTCGATCCGGCGGGGGTACGCGCACACCGCAACCTGGGGATCGCGCTCGAGGAGCTGGGCGATGCCGACGGGGCTCGACGCCACTACGCCGAGGCCGAACGGCTCGAGACGGCGGCGCCACCCGCGCCATGACGGGACGTGCGCCGATCGGCTGCCGCCGCGCGAAGCGACCCCGCGGCCGGCGCGGCACCCTGGCCGACGGCTATTGTCCCTGGCCGTCGGTCACCGCAACCGCGGTCAGGTCCTGGCTGTCGATCGAGTACTTGATCCAGCCCTCGAACATCTCGTCCCAGCTCTGCTCGCCCCAGTAGACCTCCTTCTGCGGAGCCGGGTTGTAGCGGTTGCGGTACGAGTTGTCGTAGTGGCCCTCGACGATCAGGGTGCTCCCGCCGGGAATCCGCAGCGGCTCCACCAGCTCGAACTCGGTCTGCCAGTTGAAGTCGTAGCGGGGCACGTCCAGCAGCACCTGCTCGCGGCCGTCCGGCCACTGCAGGACGAACCGCATGTCCTTCCCTCGCAAGTGCATGTGGGGCGATATCGCGTAGAACGTGATCGGCTCGGCCACGTCCGTGCGCATCACGATCTCCCAGTCGTCGGCATGGGGCGGAATCGGCGGCACGGCGCGCCGGGGCACTTCCTCGCCGTTGACCGTCACCGGCAGGGTCCGGTCGGGCGTCGTCGGCAGCGGGCTCCCGATGGTGCGCGAGAGGATCTCGTGCGTGACCCTGTCGCGCGCCTTCCAGATGCCGATGCGCGAGTGGTCCGTCTCGGGCCGGCCGGTCACGTTGTAGTGCAGGCTCCAGCGCAGGAACCTGCCGGCCGGGACCCGCTTGGCGACCCCGGCGTGGAACATCTCGAACCCGCGGCCGGGCACGAAGCAGATGAGCTTGGCGGCCCCGGCCCCGAGGACGTTCGAGTCGCGGTCGCTCGCCGCCCGGATCTCGCCGGCGGTCAGCGGCCGGCCGTCCTGGTGCGGCACGCCCTCGACGATGGTCGTTCCCGCCGGCAGCGTCGTGACGTGCGCGCTCATGTGGTGCACGACGGATCGGTTGCCCGGCAGCATCTCGACCGCCTCGGCGAAGACGTCCTCCGCGAACGGGATCTCGGAGTAGATGTTGTAGTACGGCAACTCGCCGTCGGCCGGGATCTCCATGACCACCGGCAGGTCCAGGACGATGTCCGGCGGACGGCCGCTCGGGTGGTGCCACTCGTTCGCCGTGAACACCGGCAACGGCGGCAGGTCGGCGGGATTCCCCAACGGCGCGCCGCCGTCCGCCCACGCGGCGACCGTGTCGATCTGCGTCTGGCTGAGCGACCGCACGTTGCGGATCGGGACGCCTCCCGGCGCGGCGTGCCAGGGCGGCATCTCGCGCGAGACCACCTTGTCCCGGATGGCGCGCGCCCACGGCCGCACCTCGCGGTACGAAAGGAACGACATCGGGGCGATGTCGCCCGGCCGGTGACAGCTCGCGCAGTGGTCGAAGACGATCGGGGCAACGTCGCGGGCGAATGTCGGGACCGGGGCCGCCGGCGGCTGAGCCGCGGCCCCGCCAGCCCCCGTGGTCAAGACCATTGCGACCCCGAAAACGAGACGCGCGTCACGCATGACCGAACTCTCCTCCAGCAGTCCGTTGTGGAAACCCGCGCCGCGCCGCGAGCGGCGAGGCGCCCGCGCGGCAAGGCGCGACAAAGGAACACAGCGGGCGGCTGACGGTCACCGGCCGGCCCGTTCCGAAGCGGCCCTCATCCTCATCGAGCGTTGGAGATCCGGGCTGCTCCACGTCCGGCAGACTCTGCCAGCTTGCCGTTCGCCGACACCATGTAGCGGACCCCGAGGCGGAGGACGTCGACCTGAATCTGCCCGCGCGGAAGGTCTTCGGGGCGCTCGTAGCGGACCTCGTGCTGACTCGACAGCTCCCGGTTCCGCTGCACGATGCGACTCGCGATGTCGCCCAGCGGGTCCTCGAGGCGCGACCCGAGGAAGATGGTCGCCTGGGACCCGCCGGTGAAGTTCTCCAGGTCACGGCCGACCGCCTCGGCTACCGACACGCGCCGCTGCAGCGAGCCCGGCGCCGGCGGCAGCATCAACAACGAATGCACGGTGACGCCGCGCCGCAGCAACTCCTGGGCGGTATCCAGGAACCTCTCGGTGCGATCCGCGCTCCGGTCGCGCCCGGACGACGCAACGATCACGATCACGGGCCGGTGTGGTCCCGTATCCTCGGCTATCCACTCGTTGGCCTCCGCCAGACCGTCGATGAGCCGCATCGAGCGCCCCCCGACCTCCATCCGGCGCAGCCCGGCGTCGATCTCTTCCTGGCCGATCGCGCCCTGGACCCACCAGCGAGGCTGCGGCGACAGGGAGAGCAGCGACACTTCCTGGTTCGGAAGGCGGTCGAAGAAGCCGCGCAGTCCGTCGCGGACGCGATCGAACGCGCGCGCGGCGGTACGGCTGTTGTCCACCAGGACCACGAGCTTGGTCGGCAGGTTCGCCGGCCGCACGTCGGTCACCGGCAGGACGACGCCGTCCTCCCGCACGATCACCTCCGGCACTCCGAGATCGGTGACGATGGAGCCTGTGCCCCGTTCGAACGCCTGCACGTAGAGCCGCCGCGACTGGGCGTCCGCCGGTGTCGGAGGGAGTCCCCAGAGGGCGAGCAGGACGGCCAGAACGGTGAAGCGACGGGCACGCGGAGCCGAACGCAACGAGGCGGCGCACGGCGGCATCATGAAAGCCATCGCCCCATCCTACTCCCATCACGGACCGTTGTCTCTCTCTTGTGCGACACCACGTCCCTTGTGCAACACCACGTCCCTCAGTTCCCGTCAGCCTGCGCGGGGCGACGCCCGCCGCAGCCCTCGGCGAGCAGGGCCGGGAGCTCGGCGAGCGTCCGGATCACCGGCACGCCGTCCACGTTCTCCGGCGTTTGCCCGGATCGGACGAGCAGCACCGCCGCCATGCCTACCCGGCGGGCCCCCGCGATGTCGTGGGTCATGCTGTCGCCCACCATGACCCCGTCCGCCGCGGAGGTCCCGA of Acidobacteriota bacterium contains these proteins:
- a CDS encoding tetratricopeptide repeat protein produces the protein MADVRSVPIASIASAAACGAVLAACAIGPGSGGAPPRRDPGAGESGVAYVDDASCADCHAREHEAWSGSHHDLAMQEATAETVLGDFDGATFTHFGLTSRFFVRDGRFFVNTEGPDGRLADFELVYTFGVEPLQQYLAAFPGGRLQSLTIAWDTERGEWFHLYPDQEIPPDDPLHWTGRYQRWNLMCAECHSTHLRPDYDVESDTYRTTWAAMDVGCQACHGPGAAHVDRARAAPPDRASAPAGLVVDFPAGAADTEIRACAGCHSRRQRLAAVDRHARPFLDDFLPAKLDEGLYYPDGQIQDEVYVWGSFVQSRMHAAGVRCSDCHDPHRLGLRADGDAVCLQCHREAPVERFPMLSPGRYDTPDHHFHPPDSAAARCASCHMPAQTYMQVDPRRDHGFRIPRPDLSATLGTPNACTRCHDDRPAAWAADRAAEWWGAPAEPHFAAALAAARAGDRDAEAPLLAVAGDGALPAIVRATAIEALRGYGPAALRAIAAAAADPDPLVRASAAGGLDRLPPPRRAAVLAPLLADPIRAVRVAAARGLAAVPRSVLTQAQRSAFDAARAELVDVQMAAADRPASHLNLGVLAAGAGRREEAEAAYRTALRLDPFFVPARFNLATLLNRQGRNAEAETVLRDGIERAPGDGELHYSLGLLLAEEGRLDEAADSLGRAAALIPDRVRVAYNHGLALETLGRLAAAETAFLEASRRDSRDADVLLALARILLRQGELERAQDYARQLIAVDPGSPAAQRMANEIQLRRLREGP
- a CDS encoding VWA domain-containing protein — encoded protein: MAFMMPPCAASLRSAPRARRFTVLAVLLALWGLPPTPADAQSRRLYVQAFERGTGSIVTDLGVPEVIVREDGVVLPVTDVRPANLPTKLVVLVDNSRTAARAFDRVRDGLRGFFDRLPNQEVSLLSLSPQPRWWVQGAIGQEEIDAGLRRMEVGGRSMRLIDGLAEANEWIAEDTGPHRPVIVIVASSGRDRSADRTERFLDTAQELLRRGVTVHSLLMLPPAPGSLQRRVSVAEAVGRDLENFTGGSQATIFLGSRLEDPLGDIASRIVQRNRELSSQHEVRYERPEDLPRGQIQVDVLRLGVRYMVSANGKLAESAGRGAARISNAR
- a CDS encoding formylglycine-generating enzyme family protein, whose amino-acid sequence is MTSVGSTALTAMVRSEQPAKTSAATAAKTMRAPDPSACLDTCSTADHIRPVCFGLARQHAPQPASAGNGCPIASPIPCHHFRVGAFECIPAGWFVMGSPDGQRDEAPVHRVWVDAFELAVDPVTRAEYARFRETTGRAAPREWDNPRFADPELPVVGVSWNDAVVYCIWRSSLGATPVRLPTEAEWERAARGGRQDGDYPWGDAIPAWIPNGGRGPLDGPWPVGLGPPNAFGIRGIAANIHEWCADWHARDYYADSPSRNPAGPASGRRRASRGGSWRHAVTISRVAARSKLDPSFRYTDYGFRIARDV
- a CDS encoding tetratricopeptide repeat protein, which encodes MGRRTARRRRARQERGAHVAASRAAAAGAPGVATPALAAIFATALLVRLVHVWQLGASPFGDLLLGDSAGYDRWARELAAGDWLGAEVFYQAPLYPYLLGVIYSALGSDVTLVRVCQAALGSASAVLLAAAGGRFLSPRVGIVAGAALALYAPAIFVDATLQKSVVDVFLLTGLLWMLSRTLDGAPPARRWVGVGAILGALCLTRENALILVAALGAWLWLGRRERRDWLRQAALMAAGVAIVLVPVALRNGAVGGEWHLTTSQFGPNFYIGNSADADGAYRPLRYGRGDAAFERDDATALAEAAVGRDLTPAGVSRYWVGQAFDDIAAAPGRWLQLLVRKTALTFNAVEVIDTESQYAHAEHSVPLAATGWFTHFGLLVPLAVVGIAVTWPQRRRLLPLYLMLGLYAASVIAFYVFARYRYPLAPLLVLFAAAGGEHLVRVARRTATVAHAPLVAGIVLACIVGANWPLLSKDHMRAASYNNLATAYRERGDLERAIGLYETALTLDADYAQAHSNIGSALAASGETDRAIEHYRQAIAADPATGDLRYNFGNALLAANLYAEAAEQFRFAVDAWPEDAEAYNNLGIALASGTRMAEAAEAFREAVRLDPAGVRAHRNLGIALEELGDADGARRHYAEAERLETAAPPAP
- a CDS encoding CCA tRNA nucleotidyltransferase, encoding MSEELDLAHRVARAVHDAGGRAFIVGGWVRDDLLGGASKAGSAGDGAARDGSPQDIDIEVFGLPADRLRAVLAALGRVNAVGASFAVFKLGPLDVSLPRTESKAGRGHRGFVVTGAPELPLAEAARRRDFTVNAIAWDPLTRQHVDPHGGRDDLRRKRLRMVDPATFGDDSLRVLRAIQLAARLEFEVDEPTRAVCRTIALDDLPAERVWGEMEKLLLQAERPSLGFTLARELGVVDRLFPELAALVDCPQEPEWHPEGDVWIHTLMVIDKARGRLDGLARPRQLAVMLGAVCHDFGKPATTAYLDGRIRSLNHEEMGVPPATAFLDRLNIHTLDGYDVRGQVLGLVAHHLKPGMWRAAPKVGDGAFRRLARKVDLELLARLAKADCEGRTGRFDCSAMDWFLQRAQSLGVEHAPPAPILMGRHLLALGVPPGPAVGSILKRVYERQLDGGVTTLEEATDAARALLKEQRG